AACGACATCAAAGCCATCACCAATTTCAACACCTTTTACGGCATTAATACTCATTAGACAATGTGCAATGTCGGCGTCTAGTCGATCAAAAATAGGCTCACCTAAACCAACAGGAACATTGGTGGCAACAACCTGAAGCTTCGCTCCAATCGAATCGCCTTGCTTTTTAAGGTCACGGATCAATTGGTCTAAATCGTCTACTTTATCTACATCAGGGCAGAAAAAAGCATTATTTTCTATCTCGTCCCAATCAACTTTATCTATTGACACATCGCCCATTTGAGACAAATAAGCACGGACTTCTACACCAAATTCTTTTTGAAGATATTTTTTTGCAATTGCACCCGCCGCCACTCGCATTGCTGTTTCACGTGCAGACGAACGGCCACCACCACGATAATCACGAACCCCATATTTTTGATGGTAGGTGTAATCCGCATGTCCAGGGCGGAATTTATCTTTTATTTCAGAGTAATCTTTTGAACGCTGATCGGTATTTTCTATCAACAGTCCAATTGACGTCCCTGTGGATTGACCTTCAAACACACCAGAAAGTATTTTCACTTCATCTGGTTCACGACGTGCCGTTGTGTACTTAGAGGTCCCAGGTCTACGGCGGTCCAAATCCTTTTGTAAATCAGCCTCGGTTATCTCAAGTCCAGGAGGGCATCCATCAACAATACAGCCTAACGCTATACCGTGACTCTCTCCAAATGTGGTGACTCGAAAGTGCTGACCAATACTATTTCCTGCCATAATATCCTCACAATTCTTAACTCAATGTTTTGGCTAATTTACCCATCTAGTTAGACTGATATTTGCTGTTGAGTACTTATTCTTCATACTTTCATGTTCGCTTGATACGCAGTAGATGTAAACCCTTTAGACAGAAAAAACGCCAGTAGAGACTGGCGTTTTTAGAATTGAATGGCGGTT
This portion of the Vibrio sp. VB16 genome encodes:
- the aroC gene encoding chorismate synthase, which produces MAGNSIGQHFRVTTFGESHGIALGCIVDGCPPGLEITEADLQKDLDRRRPGTSKYTTARREPDEVKILSGVFEGQSTGTSIGLLIENTDQRSKDYSEIKDKFRPGHADYTYHQKYGVRDYRGGGRSSARETAMRVAAGAIAKKYLQKEFGVEVRAYLSQMGDVSIDKVDWDEIENNAFFCPDVDKVDDLDQLIRDLKKQGDSIGAKLQVVATNVPVGLGEPIFDRLDADIAHCLMSINAVKGVEIGDGFDVVRQKGSQHRDPLTPNGFKTNHAGGILGGISTGQDIVANIALKPTSSITVPGETITRTGESTQLITKGRHDPCVGIRAVPIAEAMLAIVLMDHLLRHRGQNFGVTTETPKI